The Kitasatospora kifunensis genome contains the following window.
TCGAAGAGGCTGGAGAGTACGTCCCCAAGCAGCACCTGGACGACCTGGCCGCCCTCGAAGCACAGGTGGCCGACTACCGGCGCCAGATCGAGGAGCAGCATGAGATCCAGCGCAGCGCGAAGGAGGCCGCCGAGGCGGCGAAGCCCGTGATGGGCGGCGGCACCCAGCGGCCGGCGGGCGCAGCCACGCAGAGCGCCACTGCGGCCGCAGCCGTGACCGCCTCCGGTGCCGAGCCGCCGCTCGCCACGCAGGACGGACTCTTCGCCCCCGGTGCCGAGCAGGACGGGCCACCGGAGCAGAATGCCCCGCAGGACGAGCAGGTGCCGCTGCTGACCAGCCTGATCCGGAACGCGGTCGAGGGACCTGACGCGGAACGGGCCGCCGAAGGCGCCGACTGGGACCAGGCAGCAGTGCGCGACGACGCCGAGCTGCTGCTCGAAATGCGCATGGTCGTCGCCGAAACCTCCTCGTACGAGGCGCTGGAGCTGGACGACCGCACCGGGATCACCCGGCGGTACATGGACGCCTGGGGCACGTTCATCACCTCTGTCCGCGAGGGGCTCGACCAGCACCTCGAAGCCACTCAGCAGGCCCTTGCGGTGACGAGCGAGCTCAACCGCACCCTGGACCAGCACGTCTACGTCCCCAGCGAGAACCAGGAGTTGATCGACAACCTGCTCGCCGACACCAGGCAGCACCTCGACCGGCTCCGCGACCTCTCCGGCCCCGACCCCGACGAGTTCGACGTCGCCGATGACGGGATGTCACTGGAGGAGATGGCGGCCCACGACGCCGCCGCCATGGCCGGCATGTCCGGTGGGACCGTTCAGGTGATCAGCGGCGGCGGGCCGGACGGGCCCGGCGACTCCGTGCTCGCCCAGTTCCTCCAAGGCGTGACCGGACCCCTGCCCGGGCCGCCGTCCGAGATCGCGGTCCCGGTACCGGACCCCGCGACCGACCTGCCCGACTTCGCCATCCTGATCCGGTCCGCCGCCCCCTTCGCGGACCCGCAGGAGGCAGTCCAGGCCATCGAGGGCGTGCACGGGGACTACCACCTCTGGGCGAACACTCCGGTCGCCCGTACCTACCTCGCCGAGCAGGACCCGGCGTACCCGGTGGCCGCCCTGGAAGCGGCCTGGATTCACGCACTCGGGTACCGCGGCGACGACCCCGCCGAGGTGATGCAGCGCTACGGGATGGCCGTGGCCTGGGCCCAGTTCCTCGCACGAGCACTCGCCGAGGCGGCGCAGGCCGACCCGGTCAACCGGGAGCACCTCCTGGACGGAGCCGACGCGCTCGCCGCGTTCGGCACCAGCGTGCAGGACATGGTCGCCCGCACCATGGCCAGCCGGGCAGCCAACCAGGCCGCCGAGCAGCAGGCCGAAGTCGGCCCCGAGCTCGCACCGGCCGGGCAGCCGGCCGCAGACCAGGGCGACACCACCCCCGCGGTCGACGGCGACCCCGTCGAGCCGCACCTGTCGCCCGTCGAAGCACTGCCGGGCTTCACCATCCGGGTCGCCTCCGACCAGGACGGCACCCAGCACGAAGTCCTCTCCCCGGACGGCCAGCCGATCGCCCGCCTCCACTGGGGATTCGGCGGCTGGCGCTCCGAAGGCGAGCACGGCACCACGCCCGTGATCACCCCCCAACGGGATCCCCTCCCGCAGCAAGCCGCAGCAGCACAGGCCGCGCACACCTGGGCCTTCCACAGCGGCCTCCGGCTCGGCCCCGACGCCGACACCCCGTTCTCCGACGAGGACCTGCAAGCTGCTCAGGACCAGTGGCTCCAGCTCCAGGACGACGTGCGCCGCGGAGGCGAGCAGGCGTTCGGCTCGGCGGCCGGCGACCAGACCGAGCTGCAGCAGCTCGAACACGCCCTCACCGCGCTGACGCAGGCCCACGAAGCCCGTACGGCAGACCCGACCCCCACCACGACCAGGGCCCAGGCCGACGCCCTGCGCACCCTCCCCGGCCCGGCCGCGGCACTGCGGGCCCGGCTGGGCACCACCCCCAGCGAGAGGCCGCTCTCCTACACGCTGCTGCGGATCCTGCAGGAGGCCGCCGACCAGGAACCCCGGCTGGAGGCCACCGCCGCCGAGCTGGAGCCGGAGGCAGCCGCCGAAGCCCAGGAACCGGCCGGAGCCGAACCGGAGCCGGGCACGGACCTGGTGCCGGTGAGCTCCCTGCCCGGCTTCGCGGTCCGGATCACGGAACGCCCGGGCGACACCCCCGAGCACCACCTGATCGCGCCGGGCGGCTACGAGGCGGCACGCCTGTACGGCAGCCGGTCCGGTTGGCACGCCCGCCTCGGCAACGAGGCCACCCCCCTGGTCCGCGACCTGGAGACCGCCGCCCTGCAGGCCGCCCAGATGTGGGCCTTCGAGGAGGACGTCGAAGTCCACCTCTACCCCGACCCGGGCCAGCCGTACGCCACCCAGCAGGACCTGCGGGCCGCGCTCTCCCTGTGGGCGGACCTGCGCCAGGAGATGCACAACGCTGCCGCCCGGGCCTTCACCGACCGGTACGGACGGCAGCCCGAACTCCAGGCGCTCGACAGGGCGTTCGCGGCGCTGGGCCAGGCCGGGCGCTCCACGGGGACCGGCAGGATCGTCGAGTCCCTGCGCCTCCAGGCCGATGCGCTGGACGCCTTCATCGGCCCGGCCACCGCCCTGCGAGACCCCCTCACCGGCGACGCCCGGGAGTGGCTGTCGTACCCGCTGATGCGGATCGTGCAGGAAGCCCGGAACCAGCAGCCCCGCCTCCGGGCGACCGCCGACCAGCTGGAGGAGCGCCGCCGCCAGCGCCAGGAAGAGGCCAAGGCCCAGGCCGAACAGGCGGCCGGCGACAGCCTGGAACCGGCGGCGGCCGAGCCCGACCACACGGCCGCCCCGGAGCAGGCCCAGGAAGCCGACCCGGATGTCGTGACCGGGCCTCCGGTGCTCCTCGACCTCGGAGCCCAAGGAGACTCGCTGATCCTGCGGGTCGCGGTCGATGGCAGCACGCGGGCCCAGGTGCTGCCGAACGTCGGCGTCGCCCACCTGCCCGGGCTCGGGCTGCCTGCCGTCGCCACGCTGGTCGGCCTGCCCCGGCCAGCGGCAGCCGCTGACACCCTCATCACCAACGACGAGGTTGAAGCCTGGCTCGGAGAGCACCTGCCGACGAGGATCCTCGCCGCCGCCTGGAACGTCCCCGCCGTCCAGCGGGACCTGTTGTTCACCATCGCGGACGCCCTGCGTGACGCGATGGCCCCCACTCCCGAGGACATCGCGGCCCGGGTGCTCGCCGCCGCCTCCGCCGACCCCGAGATGATCCGGGCCGCGCACACCGTCGACCGGGACGGCTTCCCCGCGACCTTCCTGGCCTTCGCCGACGACCTGGTCAACCGCGACGGCGGCGAGCACCTGATGTGGGCCTACAACCTCAGCCAGGACGGCTACGGGCGCCTCGCGGTCCTCGCCTCAGCGGACCGAGCGTACGAATCCCTCCGCCAACTGGACCTGCCCGCAGCGGAGACACAGGCCAGCGGCGCCGCATCCGCCCCCGAGGCCGGGCCGGACCCCGCTGCCCAAGCCGTCGCCGACGAGCAGCCCGCCGCCGTAGCGGCCGACCCACAGCAGGCCGACCTCGAACCTGCACCCGCGGGCACCGCCGAACAGCCGGGCCGCGAGGCCGAAGAGGACATCCAGCCAGATCCGTCCGAGGGGGGAAGGCCGGACGGTTCCGACACCGCGGCCGCGCCGACGCCGGGCGACGAGGACTACGTGCGGCTGATGCTGCTCGGGCCCGCCGAGCGGTGGATGGCCAACTCCAGCTTCGCCTTCGTCCGCGAGGCGAACCCCGGCGCCGCCGAGTCGATGACGGCAGCCTGGGCAGCCGTGGAGGCCGTGGCACAGCAGCCGGTAGGGGAGCACATCCCCGTATTCGAAGCCGCAGCCGCAGCGACGGCCGCAGTCCTGCAGTGGTACGCCCCACCTGCGCTCATGCCCCAGGACCACCGAGACCAGCTGGAGCAGCTGGCGGCGGCCGTCACCGAGGCGGCCGTCCGCCAAGAGACCGACGAGGCAGCCGTTTCCACTGAAAACGATGGGCAGGAAGCCGGGCCATTCCACACGCCGGGAGAGGAGCTCATCACACCTGACGGCCCCGGCAGGGTCGTGGGCACCAGCCCCGAAGGCGTCCTGGTCAACGTCAGTGGCACGTACGAGCTGTACGCGCAGGAGATGCTGTACCGGCCGGGCGAAGAGCCGCCGGCACCGACGCGCGCGGAGGTCGACGCCGAGGAGCAGCGCCGCGAGCAGCTCGCCCAAGCCGCCACCGACGAAGGCGTCGCGCTCAAGTCCGGCGGCCGGTTGAAGAACCTGGACGTCGATGCCGGTCACGGCCTGATCGTCACCGACGACGGGCTGACGACCCTGGGATGGGTCCGAGCACGCCTCGCCGAGGACGGGCAGCGGATCGAGTGGTGGGGCCAGGACGCCCGCGGCGGCGCCCCCGAGGACATGCAGTGGCACGACGGCCTGCCCGCGACCGCCGGAATCCCTCCGCTGCGCGCAGCCAGCTACGTGGTCCAGCGCCACGAGCTGGAGCCCGACAGGCAGGAAGGCGTCGTCCCGTCGGGGAACCCGAGACGGGAAATCACCTTCACCCCGGCGCAGGTCCGGGAACTGGCGGTCCTCCCCGTTCCGGACGCGGAGCGCCCCGAGGTCGACTGGCGCCCGGGCGAGTTCCGCCGCTACACCCTGCAGGCCGCGGAGATGCGGACGCTCGCGCTCGCGGCCCGGGTCGAGGCTGGTCACCTGGGCAAGCAGGTCCCGCTCACTGCCGCGAGCCGTCGTCGGGAAAAGGTCCTGCTCCGGCTGGCGGGAACTCTGAACCGTGAGGCCAACACCACGGACCGCACCCTGGCCACCATCCCTCCGCCCGGCCAGCCCGACCCCTTCGCTCAGTTCCACCCGGCGGAAGGGCAGGAGGCTGTGCCGGACGTCGGCCGGGACACCAACCCGGTGGCCACCGCTCCGGAACCCGCACCGGCCCCGCAGCCGCAACCGGCGCCCGCCCGCGTGCAGCAGCCGCCCGTACGGATCGTGCTGACCACCGGCGGCGGCGGCGTCTTGACCGCACAGATCACGTTCGCCGACTGGGGCCTCGCGCGCCCCATCCTCGGAACGAGCGCCGCCGACGTTCCGGGCACGACCCTGCCCGCCGTCACGAACGTTCCGCTCCTGCTCCGGCCGGCGGCCCTGACCGACACCGTGGTCAGCGACGACGAGGTCGAAGCATGGCTGGACGACGCTCTGCCAGGCACACCCCTGGCGGAGGCGTGGGCCGTGCCGGAGGTGCGCGCCGGTCTGCTCGGCACAGCGGTGGCCGCCGTCCGGGACTCCATGTCTCCCTCGTACTCGGACCTGGCGACTTGGCTCGTCGAGGCCGCGGCCGAGGACCCTGCGCTGGTCCGGGCCGCACACACCGAGGAACTGGACGGATTCGCCCCCCTCTTCGAGGAGTTCGCGGACCGCCTGGTCTCCGACGGCAGCTCCGAGCACCTGCTGTGGGCGTACCACGGCCGCGGCGGCTACGGCCGCCGTCTGGCCCTGGAGAGCGCCGGGCCGCGAGCGCACCGCGAGCTGCGCGCGCTGGACGTCGACTCCGTAGCGCAGGCGGACCCGACTCCCGCCACCGAGTCGGCGGGCCGTGCGGCCGGCGCCGAGGGCCTACCGGAGGAGACCGGACAGCCGAGTGTCCCGAACACGGCGGGCCGGGAGAGGCAGCACGCCATCGTCCTGCTGAACGACTACCGGCCGTTCAGCGTCTGGGAGTTCCAGCTGACGATCGAAACCTGGTTCGGCCGAGCCACGCCCAACGGCCGGGGCTGGCTGCCCGAGTACCTCCAGGCGATGGAGTCGCGCGAGCAGATGACCGCCTGGGTGACCGGCCAGCTGGCCACCAACTACGGCAACTTCTTCCGCGACAGCAACGATCCCGAGCGGCCCGGATGGACGATCGAGCGCCGCGCGGACAAGACCCCGGAGGGCCTGCTGGGTACGCGGGGTGGCCGTGAACGGGCCATTGGCCTCATCCCCTGGGACGAGCTGCCCGCCTGGATCGAGGATGGCCTCACCGACGACCTTCGGCGGGAGCTCACCGAGGGAGCGGAGCAACTGCAGCAGGCGGACGATTCCGCGTACGGTGCCGCCGTAGACCGTCTCAGTGCCGCGACCGCGGCCGTGCTCGCAGGAATCGCCGAAGCCGGTCAGCCCTCGGAGCAGGCACTCCAGGCTGCCCGGGACCGGTTCGCCCCGGTCCTGGATGAGCCTCCGGCCGCAAAGCCCCACGAGCAGCCCATGATCACCGACGCGGATCTATTCAAGGCGCTCGGCACCGTGCGCGTCATCGGCGCGGCCGACATCGAGTACAACATGCACGGCTCGGTGGTGCCGGGGCAGCCGGAGACCCTCCGCCATCACCTGTTCCGGGCGAACCGGGGTGCGTCCGGGTACGCCGATGCCAGTGGGACCGAGGCCGAGTGCCTGACCTACGCGATGAGCGAGGAGGCGGTCCGGTCTGCTGCGGAAGCGGTGGAGGAGAACGCGGCGCAGCGTGCCCGGGCGTGGGCCTGGCTCGGTGAACCCGATCCGGAGCTGGTGGCGACGCCTGCCGAGTTGGACGAAAGCGAGCAACTGTCGAGCGGGCTGCCCGCCAGCATGGCGGCGCCGGGCGGAGAAGACCCTGCTGCGACCGTTTCCACTGGAAACGCCCAGGCCCCTGAAACCGGCCGGGGCGACCGCGACGAGGAGGCCGCACAGGACACCCTGTTCAGCATGGACAGCGAGACCGACGACACCGCCGCGGCCGGCGGGGCGAGCCCGGCAGACGCCGGACCGATGGCGGCCGACGCCTCGAACGAGGTCGACGCGGACGACGGCACCAGCGGGACGGACGGCGAAGTGCAGGTCGAGGAGCCCGCCCCGCCAGCCGCAGCGGCTGCACCCACGACGACGGCAGGGACCCTGGTCCAGCCGAAGGCACCGAAGATCCGGGACATCGTCTTCGCGGGCACCCGTGGCAGGGAGCAAGCGCAGGTGTGGGGCCACACCTACACCGTGAGCATGCTGGCCGGCGCCTACGACGTCCAACACGCTGCGACGCGCGAGCCCGTAGCGGGCCCCGGTGTCGGTGGGTTCATCCCCCGACGAGACGACATGAAGCGCGCCATCCTGGCCGACGCGGTACGGCGGGGCCCGGCTCCGGAGGAAGCTCCAGCCACACCGCAGCCGCAGGTAGAGACAGATGCGGCGTCCACTGCGGCCAGCACCGGGCCGGAGGCGCTTGTCCCAAGCCCGGACCACAGCGCCCCGGCGGACGAGGCAGTACCAGCTGAGCCGACGCCGACGGCCGGAGCCCCGGCTGACGACGTCACGGTGAGCCGCCTCACCGGTGACCCGGACGGCGCAGTCCCGCCAGGCGAGGACACTCCGAAGCTCGACACCCTCACAGGGGCCGCCGACTCTGCCGAGGCCGCGTTCGCCCCGACGACTCGGGACATCGTCTTCGCGGGCACCGGTGACCGTCGGCGGGCACAGGTGTGGGGCCACACCTACACCGTGCGCACGCTGGACGGCGTGTTCAAGGCCGAGGACTTTGTGACTGGCCAGTTCGTGGCAGGAGGGACCGGCGCAGGTGCGTCCTTCAAGGACCAGGCAGAGTTGGAGCGGGGCATCCTGGCCGACGCGGTTCGGCGAGGCCCTGCCGTGATGGGTGCTGCCATGGAACCCCAGGCTGAGCCTGGCTCGCTCGCCTGGCACGAACAGAACGTCGCCCGCTTGAGGGTGCTGCACGGGGAAGCCCGACTGGCACTGGAGCAGGAAAGGGACAACGGGCAGGACACCGCTGTCCCGGAGGCGCTGGTCGCCGAAACGCACGCGGCCTGGATTGCCGCCATCACCGCACGCCGCGAGGCTGTCGAGGTGGCTGAGGGACGCTTCCCCTACAAGGCTGGCGACGTGGTGAGCATCCGCGCGCGACAGGGGTTGTGGGTCGTCCATGGAGCCTCGCAGATGTACGGGCTGTGGCATGTCCGGCCGGTCGAAGCCGGCGTGGATGATTCCTTCCCCGAGGTCAGGTCGACGGCGATGACGCTCATCGAGCGCGATGGGATGTCGGCGCCGGAGGAACCGGCCACCGGCAGCATCGCCGCGGGCGCGTCTGCCACCAGCCCGAGCTACAGCGAACCCGGTCTGTTCGAGGTGGCGGAGGAACCCGAGCCGACACAATCCGCTGGCGACATCGGCAACGGGTCTGCGGCGGAGCCGGAGTCCGCCCCGGGCGACGGCCCGGACACCCTGGAGGGCGCCCGCATCCACAGCGGGGAGGATCTCGCCTTCGCGCAGGAGCTCCCCGCCTCGGACGAGCCACTTGCCGACGAGACCGAACACCAAGACAGCGACACAGCGCAGTTGGAACCGCAGGGAGCGGCACCAGGGAAGGAAGCCATGGCAGGAGAGACTGGCGGCCCGGTTCCGGCCGACCAGCATCTGGAGTACAGCGAGCACGAGCTCTTCGACGTCCCCGAGGAGCCGGAGTTCCCAGAACCCCAGGATGACCTCGGACGGCAGGGGGGCTACAGCGATGAGGAGTTGGAGAGCATGGCAGAAGAAGATGCAAGGCAGGCCGGACTCAACCAGGCGCCGGCCAACTACCAGTCGATCATGCCGCCCGTCCCGGAGACCTTCAGCCGGGAGTGGATCGCAGCTACGAGGGACAGGCTCAATCGCGCCGCGCCTGCCACCGACGGGCCCTCGCTCTCCCCTGAGGACATGTTGACCCTCCTTCGGGACGAGGACCGCCTGTCCGGCACCCGCCGTGCCTCGCGTCAGGAGGCCGCCGACCTTGCCGTGTGGGCGGTTAGTTCCTACATGCGCGGTGAGCACTCCCGTGTGCTCACGCTGCTTGCGCCCGAGGGCATGACCTACACCCGAACCCCCGACGGTGGACTCGGCGACCTGCAGCGCCTTCCCCCGCCGCCGGTCCCCTTCAGTCGGGAGTGGATCGCAGCGACCAGGGTCACCCTCAGTCAGGCCGGGCCTGCCACCGACGGGCCGTCGCTCTCGCCCGAGGACATGTTGACCCTCCTTCGGGACGA
Protein-coding sequences here:
- a CDS encoding DEAD/DEAH box helicase family protein, which codes for MSDLDQPTPEQSATASQDNAPAGLQETAEAPREVTPLTAVPGYSLARYGRHVRRYEVLNPYGEVVGEVKGSYFERQGVVDGVTLPGEAMSEEAMAELVVRHYRARRLPEDQRDPVWIEVGPGSVATIYGTVKGKDTPDHRAAKGRGSFMWKPSIGAWQTGSKWRPETRRRNLGEVLAEFARQDRYVVVRDAGDTGPLPGDLPSLQAIRKEITREELRAGEPGSESHQRMLEETAALRVERDLLVVDEVQYRRSPLKLTDQDLADESAELTRLQEQAGYPADSPLAQIVAFRATLLATETFRREEARRAREALAVLDQLGALRAAATLDPERPSADSQLPTGAGVSTGNDPEGPSAAHPAGGSVLASATDVAATHRETSDAEDEQARPAGPGVLGDVPAGGPRGAGQRAGTGGVLPGPGDAGHGGDRADSGRPAAAAPGRAASGSEGEREGAGRGDGLRGADLAAEGAGDGAPGDVATPGSRAAGQGDLVPRGEAERAAANLAALETLRALQQDDRPATEDEQQTLALWSGWGALPRIFEPRPVRAAAGSDAAHERAVTRWERVAEVRDRVRELLTKDEWNSARTNTLNAHYTDPQLVEAIWGAVRTMGFDGGSVLEPGSGSGNFIAAAPQDTSEPVWMTGVELDPTTAAISQYRFPDAEIVNSGFEDLRVPSATYKAVVGNVPFGKFQPYDEVHNPDRKLSIHDLFILKGLASLEPGGVLAVITSRFTLDAKQERADDGRPTAREQMYELGDLVGAVRLPARAHLATAGTDVVTDVVFLRRRKASEERGDDAWLRTEERVLPGHDEPVRVNAYFDQHPEHVLGELRTRLGQFGPEPTVDGAGLDVAARLTEVAQDITREAFENGRGTGGSAGERARTLLRAAQGVPDGSLDLDENGEPTIVEDGLVVPLEVHPDQRGRLIQLITLKQMVNGLYEAEAATDIAGETPRLYALRKELRETYRAYRKKNPSLAKPRQNRIFTPKEAKERQLAEGLASVPDAWKWETAFALIDDDPDAKLLFGLETWDEDSKRATEQKVLTRRVLEPRVLPDRAATPEDAVALAMEHDGGVLRMSRVAWLLSVDEAEAALQLGPLAFRDPEQKGAWEPRTRYLSGNVRDKLQAAIKAAGDDPSYAANVAALQQVQPDDLTPAEIKAKLGAPWIPVDVYEQFLHDLGLPAAKVVHIGGAIWEVKGADRPTEIARKDWGTEKRSTGELVTAMLRQTDSTIKVTFKDRDGNVFVDETATAEAAEKVKQLREAWEDWVWLDEGRSERLARIYNHTFNNLVLPEYSNAPLTLPGVIEDWEMRPHQNQAIRQILAQPTNLLAHVVGAGKTATMAAGAMELRRTGMATKPLFVVPNHMLKQWTREFSQLYPNAKLLAISASDLGVKRRARFMAQIAGGEWDAVIITHEALVRVPLRPETIKSYMDKEIDTLRKQLDAAVEAGMHDRTVKQIENSLTNAEARLKEQIAKTQGVGVFLEDTGVDYLFIDESHEFKNLRTISAIPGAGIDGADKATKVHMILDMLREKSDTGRIATLATGTPVANSVTEAYVLMRYLAPDLLKDMGLEAFDAWAATFGEVVSSLEPDPKGGGYRFKARFSRFYNVPEMMKVYHTFADVQMAEDLNLPVPNIRVVKVDQRGEVNLVPTTRAQRAFLKQLKNQPWISRPGGVLKALGQGLRASLDMRLVGGLEEEGSKLADAAEQIFQIWQENKDNVYPVSKDDPTPQALPGALQLVFCDDGTPGSSAEHNTDLYADLRDKLVAKGMPREAIKFIHEAGTDAKKDKLFSDARSGKVAVLIGSTSKMGTGTNVQARAVALHHLSYPWRPADMSQRDGRAERQGNLHMPEIPGLPDDIRLIYYVTAGTFDEFRLNTLARKARFIAQIQRRDFDIREIEDIGGEAMNLGLLTALASGDPTILQHVEATAERARMQSLSRGWDRAADRQASELRTLDAYLGQADTALAAMRFTLPAAIPTTGDAFAMTLGEKAYAERDKAARVLGARLEEIARDTTLPIGQPIELGTLGGQPFHAEVNYDMHAHRQVKLRFPWGHVVPVGHRDDRGTWYAQKLTAANGRGAVQSLETFLNRLGEDTEKLAAEVEKVRERRDQVGAKLQDKDANPYRASARSLEREEMLLGRLVIVNEKAADLAERIEEAGEYVPKQHLDDLAALEAQVADYRRQIEEQHEIQRSAKEAAEAAKPVMGGGTQRPAGAATQSATAAAAVTASGAEPPLATQDGLFAPGAEQDGPPEQNAPQDEQVPLLTSLIRNAVEGPDAERAAEGADWDQAAVRDDAELLLEMRMVVAETSSYEALELDDRTGITRRYMDAWGTFITSVREGLDQHLEATQQALAVTSELNRTLDQHVYVPSENQELIDNLLADTRQHLDRLRDLSGPDPDEFDVADDGMSLEEMAAHDAAAMAGMSGGTVQVISGGGPDGPGDSVLAQFLQGVTGPLPGPPSEIAVPVPDPATDLPDFAILIRSAAPFADPQEAVQAIEGVHGDYHLWANTPVARTYLAEQDPAYPVAALEAAWIHALGYRGDDPAEVMQRYGMAVAWAQFLARALAEAAQADPVNREHLLDGADALAAFGTSVQDMVARTMASRAANQAAEQQAEVGPELAPAGQPAADQGDTTPAVDGDPVEPHLSPVEALPGFTIRVASDQDGTQHEVLSPDGQPIARLHWGFGGWRSEGEHGTTPVITPQRDPLPQQAAAAQAAHTWAFHSGLRLGPDADTPFSDEDLQAAQDQWLQLQDDVRRGGEQAFGSAAGDQTELQQLEHALTALTQAHEARTADPTPTTTRAQADALRTLPGPAAALRARLGTTPSERPLSYTLLRILQEAADQEPRLEATAAELEPEAAAEAQEPAGAEPEPGTDLVPVSSLPGFAVRITERPGDTPEHHLIAPGGYEAARLYGSRSGWHARLGNEATPLVRDLETAALQAAQMWAFEEDVEVHLYPDPGQPYATQQDLRAALSLWADLRQEMHNAAARAFTDRYGRQPELQALDRAFAALGQAGRSTGTGRIVESLRLQADALDAFIGPATALRDPLTGDAREWLSYPLMRIVQEARNQQPRLRATADQLEERRRQRQEEAKAQAEQAAGDSLEPAAAEPDHTAAPEQAQEADPDVVTGPPVLLDLGAQGDSLILRVAVDGSTRAQVLPNVGVAHLPGLGLPAVATLVGLPRPAAAADTLITNDEVEAWLGEHLPTRILAAAWNVPAVQRDLLFTIADALRDAMAPTPEDIAARVLAAASADPEMIRAAHTVDRDGFPATFLAFADDLVNRDGGEHLMWAYNLSQDGYGRLAVLASADRAYESLRQLDLPAAETQASGAASAPEAGPDPAAQAVADEQPAAVAADPQQADLEPAPAGTAEQPGREAEEDIQPDPSEGGRPDGSDTAAAPTPGDEDYVRLMLLGPAERWMANSSFAFVREANPGAAESMTAAWAAVEAVAQQPVGEHIPVFEAAAAATAAVLQWYAPPALMPQDHRDQLEQLAAAVTEAAVRQETDEAAVSTENDGQEAGPFHTPGEELITPDGPGRVVGTSPEGVLVNVSGTYELYAQEMLYRPGEEPPAPTRAEVDAEEQRREQLAQAATDEGVALKSGGRLKNLDVDAGHGLIVTDDGLTTLGWVRARLAEDGQRIEWWGQDARGGAPEDMQWHDGLPATAGIPPLRAASYVVQRHELEPDRQEGVVPSGNPRREITFTPAQVRELAVLPVPDAERPEVDWRPGEFRRYTLQAAEMRTLALAARVEAGHLGKQVPLTAASRRREKVLLRLAGTLNREANTTDRTLATIPPPGQPDPFAQFHPAEGQEAVPDVGRDTNPVATAPEPAPAPQPQPAPARVQQPPVRIVLTTGGGGVLTAQITFADWGLARPILGTSAADVPGTTLPAVTNVPLLLRPAALTDTVVSDDEVEAWLDDALPGTPLAEAWAVPEVRAGLLGTAVAAVRDSMSPSYSDLATWLVEAAAEDPALVRAAHTEELDGFAPLFEEFADRLVSDGSSEHLLWAYHGRGGYGRRLALESAGPRAHRELRALDVDSVAQADPTPATESAGRAAGAEGLPEETGQPSVPNTAGRERQHAIVLLNDYRPFSVWEFQLTIETWFGRATPNGRGWLPEYLQAMESREQMTAWVTGQLATNYGNFFRDSNDPERPGWTIERRADKTPEGLLGTRGGRERAIGLIPWDELPAWIEDGLTDDLRRELTEGAEQLQQADDSAYGAAVDRLSAATAAVLAGIAEAGQPSEQALQAARDRFAPVLDEPPAAKPHEQPMITDADLFKALGTVRVIGAADIEYNMHGSVVPGQPETLRHHLFRANRGASGYADASGTEAECLTYAMSEEAVRSAAEAVEENAAQRARAWAWLGEPDPELVATPAELDESEQLSSGLPASMAAPGGEDPAATVSTGNAQAPETGRGDRDEEAAQDTLFSMDSETDDTAAAGGASPADAGPMAADASNEVDADDGTSGTDGEVQVEEPAPPAAAAAPTTTAGTLVQPKAPKIRDIVFAGTRGREQAQVWGHTYTVSMLAGAYDVQHAATREPVAGPGVGGFIPRRDDMKRAILADAVRRGPAPEEAPATPQPQVETDAASTAASTGPEALVPSPDHSAPADEAVPAEPTPTAGAPADDVTVSRLTGDPDGAVPPGEDTPKLDTLTGAADSAEAAFAPTTRDIVFAGTGDRRRAQVWGHTYTVRTLDGVFKAEDFVTGQFVAGGTGAGASFKDQAELERGILADAVRRGPAVMGAAMEPQAEPGSLAWHEQNVARLRVLHGEARLALEQERDNGQDTAVPEALVAETHAAWIAAITARREAVEVAEGRFPYKAGDVVSIRARQGLWVVHGASQMYGLWHVRPVEAGVDDSFPEVRSTAMTLIERDGMSAPEEPATGSIAAGASATSPSYSEPGLFEVAEEPEPTQSAGDIGNGSAAEPESAPGDGPDTLEGARIHSGEDLAFAQELPASDEPLADETEHQDSDTAQLEPQGAAPGKEAMAGETGGPVPADQHLEYSEHELFDVPEEPEFPEPQDDLGRQGGYSDEELESMAEEDARQAGLNQAPANYQSIMPPVPETFSREWIAATRDRLNRAAPATDGPSLSPEDMLTLLRDEDRLSGTRRASRQEAADLAVWAVSSYMRGEHSRVLTLLAPEGMTYTRTPDGGLGDLQRLPPPPVPFSREWIAATRVTLSQAGPATDGPSLSPEDMLTLLRDEDRLSGTRRASRQEAAERAQLAIAAYVFGEHSRAFTLLVPEGMTYSRTPEGRLGDLQPIAAPALATPSGPVEDVAPAQDGKQAPVADLPAEAPAPQQLAEENTPQIKDVIEEERPAAEPEEEGKNGTAPAVETPAQQASAPAAGASQPAAATTSPTASIENAAEHQDEYREGDIWLDVNRSFADFKVALVENLPVEKAEEVIAIVDENLQSVADAAAAVAEEPEPTVGAVMEGQDTAKALQGAYIAARAHFREHLDSPEWRVLEGLMTMPTKMQAAIKEATGEQFETIAQDSRFKKFKHKTAEIAYWVGAKLASGVAKTAGFVDRVAQKLATKLAQAAADRAARYRGDLPAPAQPAAAVPAAGKEAGAAQVAVAAIGVAGVGAKSKAATPVSEQPRPPAGALLVGQSSGAEM